The Firmicutes bacterium CAG:345 genome window below encodes:
- a CDS encoding tRNA-specific 2-thiouridylase MnmA (product inferred by homology to UniProt) yields the protein MSKKVLLGLSGGVDSAVAAYLLKQQGYDVTGCFMRNWDSITNNDILGNPTLDGSKCSQELDYDDAVKTAQEIGIPLLRIDFIEEYWNEVFTYFLDEYKKGRTPNPDIFCNKYIKFEAFRKFALENGFEMIAMGHYAKKIVKNGYSYLCKAKDLNKDQSYFLGQVNEEQLSMALFPLAEITKPEVRKIAEKLNLTIAKKKDSTGVCFIGERNFRQFLKNYIPAQPGKIVDIKSKKIIGDHDGVYYYTIGQHRGLNIGGQHGFDNLPFFVVGKDVEKNILYVGQEPNKYQKSYAAHLIKVNWLTPDRPTSKIECMAKFRYRAKDLPVTLEFDGDEIKLTYPGYDYIAVGQLAALYDGDILIGSGILDRLDDDNGQEIDFSFKN from the coding sequence ATGAGTAAAAAAGTATTACTAGGGCTATCTGGAGGAGTAGATAGTGCTGTAGCAGCATATTTATTAAAACAGCAGGGCTATGATGTTACAGGTTGCTTTATGCGAAATTGGGATTCTATTACCAACAATGATATTTTAGGTAATCCTACATTAGATGGCAGTAAATGTTCACAAGAACTTGATTATGATGATGCGGTAAAAACCGCTCAAGAAATTGGAATTCCTCTTTTAAGAATAGATTTTATCGAGGAATATTGGAATGAAGTTTTTACGTATTTTCTTGATGAATATAAAAAAGGGAGGACACCTAATCCTGATATCTTTTGCAATAAATATATAAAATTCGAAGCGTTTAGAAAATTTGCTCTTGAAAATGGATTTGAAATGATAGCTATGGGGCATTATGCAAAAAAAATAGTTAAAAACGGATATTCATATTTATGCAAAGCTAAAGATTTAAACAAGGACCAGTCTTATTTTTTAGGACAGGTTAATGAAGAACAATTAAGTATGGCACTTTTTCCATTAGCAGAAATAACCAAACCTGAAGTTCGTAAAATAGCTGAAAAGTTAAATTTGACTATAGCTAAGAAAAAAGATTCAACTGGTGTCTGTTTTATTGGTGAAAGAAATTTTAGACAATTTTTAAAAAATTATATTCCTGCACAACCTGGTAAAATTGTAGATATAAAATCAAAAAAGATAATAGGTGATCATGATGGTGTATATTACTATACTATTGGTCAACATCGTGGACTTAATATTGGAGGACAGCATGGATTTGATAATCTTCCATTTTTCGTCGTTGGAAAAGATGTGGAAAAAAATATTCTTTATGTTGGACAAGAGCCAAATAAATATCAAAAATCTTATGCGGCACATTTGATTAAAGTAAACTGGTTAACACCTGATAGACCAACATCTAAAATTGAATGCATGGCTAAATTTAGATATCGTGCTAAAGATTTGCCAGTAACTTTAGAATTTGATGGAGATGAAATTAAATTGACATATCCTGGATATGATTATATTGCTGTTGGCCAATTAGCAGCTTTATATGATGGAGATATATTAATAGGATCAGGAATCTTGGACCGTCTCGATGATGATAATGGTCAAGAAATTGATTTTTCTTTTAAAAATTGA
- a CDS encoding acetyltransferase GNAT family (product inferred by homology to UniProt) produces MRLETKRTLIRNTEFRDYQGFFDIYKDEETANFAGLRKMLYVDEAKILLFRLQQDPYVEIYSCFLKKTNELIGTISISKTPLYGNFEIGYAILRKYRNQGFCFEILDKLLKVFSNSHYVKQYQAIIKNNNVKSKRLIEKLGFKYVGHISLRNDLIYTKLILSRS; encoded by the coding sequence ATGAGATTAGAAACTAAAAGAACCTTGATAAGAAATACTGAATTTCGTGATTATCAAGGTTTTTTTGATATTTATAAGGATGAAGAAACAGCAAATTTCGCAGGCTTAAGAAAAATGCTTTATGTCGATGAAGCAAAAATATTATTATTTAGATTACAACAAGATCCTTATGTTGAAATCTATTCATGTTTTTTAAAAAAGACAAACGAATTGATTGGTACTATCTCTATATCAAAAACACCATTATATGGAAATTTTGAAATAGGATATGCTATTTTAAGAAAATATAGAAATCAAGGATTCTGTTTTGAAATTTTAGATAAACTGTTAAAAGTGTTTTCTAATAGTCATTATGTTAAACAATATCAGGCAATTATAAAAAATAATAATGTTAAAAGTAAAAGATTGATTGAGAAACTTGGATTTAAATATGTTGGACACATTAGCTTAAGAAATGATTTAATATATACTAAATTAATTTTAAGTAGAAGTTAA
- a CDS encoding ribosomal RNA small subunit methyltransferase E (product inferred by homology to UniProt), whose amino-acid sequence MRRIIGSVKNNKLILSEEKLHHLKVLRFNVGEKLEVITEDGVYLAELLSYNPWNFKICKKVDYTRELSLKITVFFPLIKAANLEWGIEKCIELGADEIHFFACKRTSEKMNKEVYERRKERWQKIIDGAVEQSNRDHRVILGNLYDIEDIYKLDFDYKFVPYEKESLKGTILNDLTFEKEKSLSLIVGPEGGFEEDEINKLIENGYTSFSLGKRILRAETAVLAGLAILGNMMEN is encoded by the coding sequence ATGCGAAGAATTATTGGAAGTGTAAAAAACAACAAATTAATTTTATCAGAAGAAAAATTGCATCATTTAAAGGTGCTTCGTTTTAATGTTGGAGAAAAATTAGAAGTAATAACAGAAGATGGTGTATATCTTGCTGAACTACTTTCTTATAATCCATGGAATTTTAAAATTTGTAAAAAAGTTGATTACACTAGAGAATTATCTTTAAAAATAACTGTTTTTTTCCCACTTATTAAAGCAGCAAACTTAGAATGGGGAATAGAAAAATGCATAGAGTTAGGCGCTGATGAGATTCATTTTTTTGCATGTAAAAGAACTTCAGAAAAAATGAATAAAGAAGTCTATGAAAGACGAAAAGAGCGTTGGCAAAAAATAATTGATGGAGCTGTTGAACAATCTAATAGAGATCATCGTGTTATTTTGGGAAATCTATATGATATTGAAGATATATATAAATTAGATTTTGATTATAAATTTGTTCCTTATGAAAAGGAAAGTTTAAAAGGAACAATATTAAATGATTTAACATTTGAAAAAGAAAAATCCCTATCTTTAATAGTTGGACCTGAAGGTGGCTTTGAAGAAGATGAAATTAATAAATTAATAGAAAATGGTTATACTTCTTTTTCGCTTGGAAAAAGAATACTTAGGGCTGAAACTGCTGTATTAGCTGGGCTTGCTATACTTGGAAATATGATGGAGAATTGA
- a CDS encoding putative uncharacterized protein (product inferred by homology to UniProt): MTFKLFDYLDWKIPLNISSMEEKKIISENVELFSYYAYLNKFVTGHEAFAVIEKSILIQGYLNKKQIEQEAALYSDTELQNEEIYNSIHDRLPYFVHNGIKIYVPFFSPAFNKRYDTKVSSLSKYPFNLLKKDFGDELVNPFELYNKELFSSPFSRLIYITEDNTTLAYYHAELKCLFIINKQGTLDQIIPLFDEYIVLPDYTNIFSRLKDLLTYFYNYDRQGFIDALKRNNFISEYLYRDIIQRSLKTTAKRISKSNGK; this comes from the coding sequence ATGACATTTAAATTATTTGATTATTTAGATTGGAAAATTCCATTAAATATTTCTTCGATGGAAGAAAAGAAAATTATTTCCGAAAATGTAGAATTGTTTTCGTATTACGCTTATTTGAACAAATTTGTTACTGGTCATGAAGCTTTTGCTGTAATTGAAAAAAGTATTTTGATTCAAGGATATTTAAACAAAAAACAAATTGAGCAAGAAGCTGCTTTATATTCTGATACAGAATTACAAAATGAAGAAATTTATAATTCAATTCATGATAGGCTACCATATTTTGTTCATAATGGTATTAAAATATATGTCCCTTTTTTTTCACCGGCATTTAATAAACGTTATGATACAAAAGTATCAAGTTTATCAAAATATCCCTTCAATCTTTTAAAAAAGGATTTTGGCGATGAATTAGTTAATCCGTTTGAATTATATAATAAAGAATTATTTAGTTCTCCATTTTCAAGATTGATCTATATCACTGAGGATAATACAACATTAGCATATTATCATGCTGAATTAAAATGTTTATTTATAATAAATAAGCAGGGAACATTAGATCAAATTATTCCTTTATTTGATGAATATATTGTATTGCCTGACTATACAAATATATTTTCAAGATTAAAGGATTTATTAACATATTTTTATAATTATGATCGTCAAGGTTTTATTGATGCTTTGAAACGAAATAATTTTATTTCGGAATATTTATATAGAGATATAATTCAAAGAAGTCTTAAAACTACGGCAAAAAGGATATCAAAAAGCAATGGAAAATAA
- a CDS encoding rNA modification enzyme MiaB family (product inferred by homology to UniProt), whose product MENNTFKIVTLGCKVNSYESQGIEEYLLKNGFKESKAPEYIIVNTCAVTKTAEKKCLTKVRSLSEHFNATKICVVGCSSSIRPEEFLNIPGVNVVSGNNGKLFAVKELLNGKTGLILSKKNTRNEKFEEDIKISNFGKECRAFVKIQDGCDNFCSYCIIPRTRGNSRSRSHEEIIEEVKRLYKSDYRELVITGIDMGSYEDPNDAEYKLDDLIEDIIINTPDDYRIRISSLETSQMTQKLLDLFINHSDKLVSHVHIPLQSGSSEIVKAMHRKYDLEEFVEKVNYLRKHLPYLALSTDVIVGFPGETEDLFMETYKFIEKLKFMRLHVFPYSPRPGTLAASLKDQIPGNIKKERVHRLIDLGNKLQEEYIKFCNGQTFVFLAEKVIKKDGKLIYQGYLDNYLEISVEYEKDILSKLVKVKVDNGKFLIV is encoded by the coding sequence ATGGAAAATAATACATTTAAAATAGTGACTTTAGGTTGTAAAGTAAACTCATATGAAAGTCAAGGTATTGAAGAATATTTATTAAAAAATGGATTTAAAGAAAGCAAAGCTCCAGAATACATTATTGTTAATACTTGTGCTGTGACAAAAACTGCCGAAAAGAAATGTTTGACTAAAGTTAGATCTTTGTCTGAACATTTTAATGCAACTAAAATTTGTGTTGTCGGATGTTCAAGTTCAATAAGACCAGAGGAATTTTTAAATATTCCTGGGGTAAATGTTGTATCAGGCAATAATGGTAAATTATTTGCTGTTAAAGAACTTTTAAATGGAAAAACAGGTCTCATTTTAAGTAAGAAAAATACACGCAATGAAAAATTTGAAGAAGATATTAAAATTTCTAATTTTGGAAAAGAATGCCGCGCGTTTGTAAAAATTCAAGATGGTTGTGATAATTTTTGCTCTTATTGTATAATTCCAAGAACTAGAGGAAACTCACGTTCTCGTAGCCATGAAGAAATAATAGAAGAAGTAAAAAGATTATATAAATCTGATTATCGCGAATTGGTTATAACGGGAATCGATATGGGAAGCTATGAGGATCCTAACGATGCCGAATATAAATTAGATGATTTGATAGAAGATATAATTATAAATACTCCTGATGATTATCGAATTAGAATTTCTAGTTTAGAAACTAGCCAGATGACGCAAAAATTATTGGATTTATTTATTAATCATAGTGATAAATTAGTTAGTCATGTTCATATACCTTTACAATCAGGATCTTCAGAAATTGTTAAAGCAATGCATAGAAAATATGATTTAGAAGAATTTGTAGAAAAGGTGAATTATCTAAGAAAACACTTACCATATTTAGCTTTATCAACAGATGTAATTGTTGGTTTTCCAGGTGAAACAGAAGATTTATTTATGGAAACATATAAATTTATAGAAAAATTAAAATTTATGAGATTGCATGTTTTTCCTTATTCACCAAGACCTGGAACATTGGCAGCAAGTTTAAAAGACCAAATTCCTGGAAATATAAAAAAGGAACGAGTTCATAGATTGATAGATTTAGGAAATAAATTGCAGGAAGAATATATAAAATTTTGCAATGGACAAACTTTTGTGTTTTTAGCTGAAAAAGTAATAAAAAAAGATGGAAAATTAATTTATCAAGGATATTTAGATAATTATTTAGAAATTTCTGTTGAATATGAAAAAGACATTCTTAGTAAATTGGTTAAAGTTAAGGTTGATAATGGAAAATTTTTAATCGTATAA
- a CDS encoding putative uncharacterized protein (product inferred by homology to UniProt) has translation MLNPSKGYFNFAKYELGIRDSKDLIQAFLKLSDTINPLLIGDVYRRQGQIKMIAQKLLAYQDCTKSKKTIINFLCSDSGSHDYAINYKEAKELGLNVELANKNLNELINEWYEIISSELELNNPYNPIFELAESNSKSYEYIRVIMDSIKYGRKQFMSKGLFQKTMMMPGMSGQQISDNRSFEGWEKDAGK, from the coding sequence GTGTTGAATCCGTCAAAAGGATATTTTAATTTTGCTAAATATGAATTAGGTATTCGTGATTCCAAAGATCTTATTCAAGCCTTTTTGAAGTTGTCTGATACTATCAACCCCTTACTTATCGGAGATGTTTATCGAAGACAAGGTCAAATTAAAATGATTGCTCAAAAACTTCTTGCATATCAGGATTGTACAAAAAGTAAGAAAACCATCATCAACTTCCTGTGTAGTGACTCTGGAAGCCATGATTATGCGATCAACTATAAGGAAGCCAAAGAATTGGGGCTTAATGTTGAATTGGCAAATAAAAATTTAAATGAATTGATAAATGAATGGTACGAGATTATATCTAGTGAATTAGAACTTAATAATCCATACAATCCGATTTTTGAATTAGCTGAGTCTAATTCAAAATCATACGAATATATAAGAGTTATTATGGATAGTATCAAATATGGAAGAAAACAATTTATGTCCAAGGGATTGTTTCAAAAGACAATGATGATGCCTGGAATGTCTGGCCAACAAATCAGTGACAATAGAAGCTTTGAAGGATGGGAAAAAGATGCTGGCAAATAA
- a CDS encoding putative uncharacterized protein (product inferred by homology to UniProt), with protein MKQKLLEIYEKIEKIRNSKVIAYVTGDRANMENQIAPDSIDIFGKHLEAIGQTEKITLILYTLGGDTMATWNIVNLIREYCAKLEIIVPRKARSSGTIMCLGANNIILTHQSTLGPIDPSLNSPLGTKVNINGQELALPTSVESVKRIF; from the coding sequence ATGAAACAAAAACTACTAGAAATATATGAAAAAATTGAAAAAATAAGAAATTCTAAAGTGATTGCATATGTTACAGGCGACAGAGCGAACATGGAAAATCAAATAGCACCTGACTCCATAGATATTTTTGGGAAACATCTTGAAGCGATAGGGCAAACAGAAAAAATTACATTGATTTTATATACTCTAGGCGGAGATACTATGGCAACATGGAATATTGTCAATTTAATACGGGAATATTGTGCAAAATTAGAAATTATAGTTCCAAGAAAAGCACGAAGCTCCGGAACCATTATGTGCTTAGGGGCCAATAATATTATTTTAACGCATCAATCAACATTGGGCCCTATAGACCCGTCGCTTAATAGCCCTTTGGGCACAAAGGTTAACATCAACGGGCAAGAATTAGCTTTACCTACGAGTGTTGAATCCGTCAAAAGGATATTTTAA
- a CDS encoding adenine-specific DNA methyltransferase (product inferred by homology to UniProt) encodes MHPFVKWAGGKTQLLDKLVALMPKEYNHYFEPFIGGGALLFHVAPKDFTINDFNSELVQAYRCFSNPSDTENLIERLKFHQENHSEEHYYEVRSMDKSPDFLSLPIYERAARMIYLNKSCFNGLYRVNSKGFFNVPSGKKKSVVCYEEKNIQEITDFFNKSKFEILNGDFENAVANAKKGDFVYFDPPYDTWEDKDSFTSYAKNPFGKDEQRRLANCFKFLSDKGVYVMLSNHNTDFIRELYKDFDIHVVEAKRMINSKADGRGNVEEVIITNYED; translated from the coding sequence ATGCATCCGTTCGTGAAATGGGCTGGCGGAAAGACCCAACTTTTGGATAAGTTAGTCGCATTGATGCCAAAGGAATACAACCATTACTTCGAGCCGTTCATCGGCGGGGGAGCGTTGCTTTTTCATGTTGCTCCAAAAGATTTCACCATCAACGATTTTAATTCGGAGCTCGTTCAGGCATACAGATGCTTTTCCAATCCAAGCGATACAGAGAATCTTATTGAGCGGCTCAAATTCCATCAGGAGAACCATTCCGAGGAACATTATTACGAAGTTCGCTCCATGGACAAATCCCCTGATTTCCTATCGCTGCCAATATACGAAAGGGCGGCGAGGATGATTTATCTCAACAAGTCGTGCTTCAACGGCCTTTATAGGGTCAACAGCAAAGGCTTTTTCAACGTCCCGTCCGGAAAGAAAAAGAGCGTTGTTTGCTATGAAGAGAAAAACATCCAAGAAATAACTGATTTCTTCAACAAATCAAAATTCGAGATTCTCAACGGAGATTTCGAAAATGCCGTTGCTAATGCAAAGAAGGGCGATTTCGTTTATTTCGACCCACCATACGACACATGGGAAGACAAGGATTCCTTCACCTCCTATGCCAAGAATCCTTTCGGAAAAGACGAACAAAGAAGACTTGCAAACTGCTTTAAATTCCTTTCCGACAAAGGCGTCTATGTCATGCTGAGCAACCACAACACGGATTTTATCCGAGAGCTATACAAGGATTTCGACATTCACGTCGTCGAGGCGAAGAGAATGATCAATTCCAAAGCCGACGGGCGGGGGAACGTCGAGGAGGTGATTATCACCAATTATGAAGATTGA
- a CDS encoding dNA methylase (product inferred by homology to UniProt) gives MKIEPYFQEDDFTLYLGDCNKVLKSIPEKSIDVIFADPPYFLSSGGVSCHSGKQVSVNKGNWDKALTPQEKLSFNRRWLKSCRRVLKDDGTIWISGTFHNIYSVGVALELEGYSIINNITWQKPNPAPNLACRCFTNSTETIIWARKIDAKGKKGKHFFNYSLMKEINGGKQMKDVWLLNLPKKDEKKFGKHPTQKPLSVLERILQASTKEGDIILDPFNGSGTTGIACKAMNRKYIGIDNEKSYLDLTINRYKGTMEEKQ, from the coding sequence ATGAAGATTGAGCCTTATTTTCAAGAGGATGACTTCACGCTTTATCTCGGCGATTGCAACAAGGTGTTGAAATCCATTCCTGAAAAATCGATAGATGTCATCTTTGCTGATCCGCCGTACTTTCTTTCAAGTGGAGGAGTTTCCTGCCATTCAGGAAAACAGGTATCCGTCAACAAAGGTAACTGGGATAAGGCGTTGACTCCACAAGAAAAACTTTCCTTCAATAGGAGATGGCTTAAGTCGTGCCGACGCGTTCTCAAAGACGATGGAACTATATGGATTAGTGGAACGTTCCACAACATCTATTCCGTAGGTGTTGCCTTGGAATTGGAAGGATATTCCATCATAAACAACATCACGTGGCAAAAGCCTAATCCCGCTCCGAATTTGGCCTGTAGATGCTTTACCAATTCGACCGAGACCATCATTTGGGCAAGGAAGATAGATGCCAAGGGCAAGAAAGGCAAGCATTTCTTCAACTACTCATTAATGAAAGAAATCAATGGTGGAAAGCAAATGAAGGACGTTTGGCTTCTCAATTTGCCTAAGAAGGATGAGAAGAAATTCGGAAAGCACCCGACGCAAAAGCCCTTGTCGGTTTTGGAAAGGATACTTCAGGCATCCACAAAAGAAGGTGACATTATCCTTGATCCATTCAATGGAAGTGGGACTACGGGAATTGCTTGCAAAGCGATGAACAGGAAATACATTGGGATAGACAATGAAAAATCATATCTAGACCTGACAATAAACAGATACAAAGGAACAATGGAGGAAAAACAATGA
- a CDS encoding uncharacterized protein (product inferred by homology to UniProt), with translation MKRNFESWLLTMKDSIATWNYYTDFPKVYENVNKLKVELNILNSLIGSKNIEDEFKALLSRYPEIIKAIPILLAKREKEIKVIDSKETYVFNFAKMNYTVDQYALFMKNSGLFELLQNHIINNLIDYVLGVEVGMDTNGRKNRTGDAMEDLVESYLIKAGLVKGETYFKELNKSDVERMFHLDLSGISNQDKTEKRFDFVFKGPLGDVYACECNFYSGGGSKLNETARSYKTLALEAQGISRFTFVWFTDGLGWNSARHNLEETFDVLDTVYNIKDLEDGIAEKLLDAKHVINEILVKNN, from the coding sequence ATGAAAAGAAACTTTGAATCATGGCTGTTGACGATGAAAGACAGCATCGCGACATGGAACTATTACACCGATTTTCCAAAGGTATACGAAAACGTCAACAAATTGAAGGTCGAACTCAATATCTTGAATTCGCTTATAGGCTCCAAAAACATTGAGGACGAGTTTAAAGCATTGCTTTCTAGATACCCAGAAATCATCAAAGCAATTCCGATTCTTTTGGCGAAAAGAGAAAAGGAAATCAAAGTCATAGACTCAAAGGAGACCTATGTCTTCAATTTTGCCAAGATGAACTACACCGTTGATCAATATGCATTGTTCATGAAGAACAGCGGCCTTTTCGAGCTTCTTCAAAACCATATCATCAACAATCTCATCGACTACGTTCTTGGCGTTGAAGTCGGAATGGATACCAACGGAAGAAAAAACAGGACCGGAGATGCGATGGAAGATTTGGTTGAGTCCTATCTCATCAAGGCAGGTCTGGTGAAAGGTGAGACGTATTTCAAGGAATTGAACAAGTCAGACGTCGAGAGGATGTTCCATTTGGATTTGTCGGGTATCAGCAACCAGGACAAGACCGAAAAGAGATTCGACTTCGTCTTCAAAGGTCCTCTCGGTGATGTCTACGCTTGTGAATGCAATTTCTATAGCGGAGGCGGATCGAAGCTTAACGAAACCGCAAGGAGCTATAAGACTCTCGCTCTAGAAGCACAAGGAATCTCTCGATTCACATTCGTGTGGTTTACGGACGGTTTGGGATGGAACAGTGCAAGGCACAACCTTGAGGAAACGTTTGATGTTTTGGACACCGTTTACAACATCAAAGATTTGGAAGATGGCATTGCCGAAAAGCTATTAGACGCGAAGCACGTCATCAATGAAATATTGGTGAAAAACAACTAA